The proteins below come from a single Mytilus edulis chromosome 5, xbMytEdul2.2, whole genome shotgun sequence genomic window:
- the LOC139525531 gene encoding rhophilin-2-B-like isoform X1, with amino-acid sequence MMNGVTTNGTPVTPKSEDKSKRKGSDPLISTARGKLQSRRSKLNDQINRELRMRNGAENLFRATGNKRLKELVAVELSFFNSNIQLLKEELSDLNSNVIVYQHENCTSNVPMIPLGLKETTECDIEIPIKDFILEHYSEDGSVYQTEIDELLLFRKAIRTPQRNEEGVELLTEYVNQLYYVEKRFSDKMTGLHFHWYDSLTGVPNTQKTIGFEKGSVLFNIGALYTQIGCKQDRTKESGIESAIKSFQLAAGTLGYIHNHFTNPPSMDMQPESLTMLVQLMMCQAQECVFERFVMKDLQDGMVPYIKAAQEAMMVSVYYEETALLMSSDPVKDYIPYSWISMAQVKHEYFKALAHHNMACAILDPNDVEDEYSLQYFLSAHLSTEEDTNENSKMKIPRSPEERLQIGKAHLKESLNCYEEALRLHDLCKQLRKIDTFLDILKTSHDECLKKFSELEEEDNFNLDLVLSQTIVPRSERTLETLTPDFKSVKVKDIFARLGPIAIFNAKNEWSAPRTVILKKNHEQGFGFSVRGDCPVRIAEIEQGSVAEAGRLKVGDFVVAVCGRDTKWAKHEEVVNYVRQCGNSLELRLTTPLEVPDSSRGSSSPCTPRSPMNMKGDSLSSHSIKSNRSRLSAPWIFMRKGSKEKSDRPEKSKELEDGEIFLR; translated from the exons GGGTCAGATCCTTTGATCTCTACTGCCAGAGGGAAGTTACAATCACGAAGATCTAAACTCAATGATCAGATCAATCGTGAACTACGTATGAGAAATGGAGCAGAGAACCTTTTTag GGCTACAGGCAACAAACGACTAAAGGAGTTGGTGGCtgtggagttatctttctttaattCTAATATACAGTTATTGAAAGAAGAACTCTCAGATCTAAACAGCAATGTCATCGTTTACCAGCATGAAAA ctGTACCAGTAATGTACCTATGATACCATTAGGACTGAAAGAAACAACAGAATGTGATATTGAAATACCTATAAAG GACTTTATATTGGAACATTACAGTGAAGATGGATCTGTTTATCAGACAGAGATTGATGAACTATTACTGTTTAGAAAG GCTATAAGAACTCCCCAGAGAAATGAAGAAGGAGTTGAATTGTTAACAGAGTATGTCAATCAGTTGTATTATGTGGAGAAAAGATTTTCTGATAAGATGACTGGCTTACATTTTCACTG GTATGATTCCTTAACTGGTGTGCCAAACACACAGAAGACAATAGGATTTGAGAAAG GCAGTGTGCTGTTTAATATTGGTGCTTTATATACACAGATAGGCTGTAAACAG GATAGAACAAAGGAATCTGGAATAGAATCTGCTATAAAGAGCTTCCAGTTGGCAGCGGGAACATTAGGGTACATACACAATCACTTCACAAACCCTCCCAGTATGGACATGCAACCAGAATCATTGACAATGTTAGTACAGCTCATGATG TGTCAAGCTCAAGAATGTGTATTTGAAAGATTTGTTATGAAGGATCTGCAGGATGGAATGGTGCCTTATATCAAAGCTGCTCAAGAAGCCATGATG GTATCTGTGTATTATGAAGAGACAGCATTATTGATGTCCTCTGACCCAGTAAAGGATTACATACCTTACTCGTGGATATCAATGGCTCAAGTTAAACATGAGTATTTCAAAGCTCTGGCTCACCACAATATGGCTTGTGCAATATTAGATCCTAATG ATGTAGAGGATGAATATTCACTTCAGTATTTCCTTTCTGCTCATCTCAGTACAGAAGAAGATACAAACGAGAATAGCAAGATGAAAATCCCACGTAGTCCTGAAGAAAGACTTCAGATAG ggAAAGCTCATTTGAAAGAATCATTGAACTGCTACGAAGAAGCTTTACGTCTACATGATTTATGTAAACAACTTAGAAAGATTGACACCTTCCTCGATATATTGAAAACTTCTCATGATGA atgtttAAAGAAGTTTTCTGAACTAGAAGAAGAAGATAATTTCAATTTAGATCTTGTTCTATCACAGACCATCGTCCCCAGGTCAGAGAGAACATTAGAAACACTTACACCAGACTTCAAAAGTGTCAAGGTCAAAGATATATTCGCTAGACTG GGTCCTATTGCAATATTTAATGCTAAGAATGAGTGGTCTGCTCCACGGACAGTAATTCTGAAGAAGAATCATGAGCAAGGATTTGGTTTTAGTGTTCGAGGAGATTGTCCTGTTAGGATTGCTGAGATAGAACAGGGGAGTGTTGCTGAG GCTGGTAGATTGAAGGTTGGTGATTTTGTAGTGGCTGTTTGTGGCAGAGATACTAAGTGGGCTAAACATGAAGAGGTTGTTAATTATGTTAGACAGTGTGGCAATTCATTAGAACTGAGACTGACAACACCGCTCGAAGTCCCTGATTCCTCACGAGGGTCATCATCACCCTGTACCCCAAGGTCACCAATGAACATGAAGGGTGACAGTTTGTCTAGTCACAGTATTAAAAGTAATCGTAGTAGACTTAGTGCTCCGTGGATTTTCATGAGGAAAGGTTCAAAAGAAAAGTCAGACAGGCCTGAAAAGAGTAAAGAGTTAGAAGATGGAGAAATATTTCTAAGATAA
- the LOC139525531 gene encoding rhophilin-2-B-like isoform X2, translating into MMNGVTTNGTPVTPKSEDKSKRKGSDPLISTARGKLQSRRSKLNDQINRELRMRNGAENLFRATGNKRLKELVAVELSFFNSNIQLLKEELSDLNSNVIVYQHENCTSNVPMIPLGLKETTECDIEIPIKDFILEHYSEDGSVYQTEIDELLLFRKAIRTPQRNEEGVELLTEYVNQLYYVEKRFSDKMTGLHFHWYDSLTGVPNTQKTIGFEKGSVLFNIGALYTQIGCKQDRTKESGIESAIKSFQLAAGTLGYIHNHFTNPPSMDMQPESLTMLVQLMMCQAQECVFERFVMKDLQDGMVPYIKAAQEAMMVSVYYEETALLMSSDPVKDYIPYSWISMAQVKHEYFKALAHHNMACAILDPNDVEDEYSLQYFLSAHLSTEEDTNENSKMKIPRSPEERLQIGKAHLKESLNCYEEALRLHDLCKQLRKIDTFLDILKTSHDECLKKFSELEEEDNFNLDLVLSQTIVPRSERTLETLTPDFKSVKVKDIFARLGPIAIFNAKNEWSAPRTVILKKNHEQGFGFSVRGDCPVRIAEIEQGSVAEAGRLKVGDFVVAVCGRDTKWAKHEEVVNYVRQCGNSLELRLTTPLEVPDSSRGSSSPCTPRSPMNMKGDSLSSHSIKSNRSRLSAPWIFMRKGSKEKSDRPEKSKELEDGEIFLR; encoded by the exons GGGTCAGATCCTTTGATCTCTACTGCCAGAGGGAAGTTACAATCACGAAGATCTAAACTCAATGATCAGATCAATCGTGAACTACGTATGAGAAATGGAGCAGAGAACCTTTTTag GGCTACAGGCAACAAACGACTAAAGGAGTTGGTGGCtgtggagttatctttctttaattCTAATATACAGTTATTGAAAGAAGAACTCTCAGATCTAAACAGCAATGTCATCGTTTACCAGCATGAAAA ctGTACCAGTAATGTACCTATGATACCATTAGGACTGAAAGAAACAACAGAATGTGATATTGAAATACCTATAAAG GACTTTATATTGGAACATTACAGTGAAGATGGATCTGTTTATCAGACAGAGATTGATGAACTATTACTGTTTAGAAAG GCTATAAGAACTCCCCAGAGAAATGAAGAAGGAGTTGAATTGTTAACAGAGTATGTCAATCAGTTGTATTATGTGGAGAAAAGATTTTCTGATAAGATGACTGGCTTACATTTTCACTG GTATGATTCCTTAACTGGTGTGCCAAACACACAGAAGACAATAGGATTTGAGAAAG GCAGTGTGCTGTTTAATATTGGTGCTTTATATACACAGATCGGCTGTAAACAG GATAGAACAAAGGAATCTGGAATAGAATCTGCTATAAAGAGCTTCCAGTTGGCAGCGGGAACATTAGGGTACATACACAATCACTTCACAAACCCTCCCAGTATGGACATGCAACCAGAATCATTGACAATGTTAGTACAGCTCATGATG TGTCAAGCTCAAGAATGTGTATTTGAAAGATTTGTTATGAAGGATCTGCAGGATGGAATGGTGCCTTATATCAAAGCTGCTCAAGAAGCCATGATG GTATCTGTGTATTATGAAGAGACAGCATTATTGATGTCCTCTGACCCAGTAAAGGATTACATACCTTACTCGTGGATATCAATGGCTCAAGTTAAACATGAGTATTTCAAAGCTCTGGCTCACCACAATATGGCTTGTGCAATATTAGATCCTAATG ATGTAGAGGATGAATATTCACTTCAGTATTTCCTTTCTGCTCATCTCAGTACAGAAGAAGATACAAACGAGAATAGCAAGATGAAAATCCCACGTAGTCCTGAAGAAAGACTTCAGATAG ggAAAGCTCATTTGAAAGAATCATTGAACTGCTACGAAGAAGCTTTACGTCTACATGATTTATGTAAACAACTTAGAAAGATTGACACCTTCCTCGATATATTGAAAACTTCTCATGATGA atgtttAAAGAAGTTTTCTGAACTAGAAGAAGAAGATAATTTCAATTTAGATCTTGTTCTATCACAGACCATCGTCCCCAGGTCAGAGAGAACATTAGAAACACTTACACCAGACTTCAAAAGTGTCAAGGTCAAAGATATATTCGCTAGACTG GGTCCTATTGCAATATTTAATGCTAAGAATGAGTGGTCTGCTCCACGGACAGTAATTCTGAAGAAGAATCATGAGCAAGGATTTGGTTTTAGTGTTCGAGGAGATTGTCCTGTTAGGATTGCTGAGATAGAACAGGGGAGTGTTGCTGAG GCTGGTAGATTGAAGGTTGGTGATTTTGTAGTGGCTGTTTGTGGCAGAGATACTAAGTGGGCTAAACATGAAGAGGTTGTTAATTATGTTAGACAGTGTGGCAATTCATTAGAACTGAGACTGACAACACCGCTCGAAGTCCCTGATTCCTCACGAGGGTCATCATCACCCTGTACCCCAAGGTCACCAATGAACATGAAGGGTGACAGTTTGTCTAGTCACAGTATTAAAAGTAATCGTAGTAGACTTAGTGCTCCGTGGATTTTCATGAGGAAAGGTTCAAAAGAAAAGTCAGACAGGCCTGAAAAGAGTAAAGAGTTAGAAGATGGAGAAATATTTCTAAGATAA
- the LOC139525530 gene encoding GMP reductase 2-like isoform X2: MRSYNFRNSKQEYTGIPVMAANMDTVGTFEMAKTLGSFCVFTCIHKHYSIEAWKEFAVKNPDVLKYVAASTGTGKADLEKLKQIIEAVPGIKYICVDVANGYSEHFVQFVRDVRKEFPTHTIMAGNVVTGEMVEELILSGADIIKVGIGPGSVCTTRKKTGVGYPQLSAVIECADAAHGLGGHIISDGGCTCPGDVAKAFGAGADYVMLGGMLAGHTESGGEMIEQNGKKFKLFYGMSSATAMKKHAGGVAEYRASEGKTVQIEYRGDVEMTIQDVLGGIRSTCTYVGAGKLKELSRRTTFIRVTQQLNEVYAANTKEH; encoded by the exons ATGCGGTCGTATAACTTTAGAAATTCCAAACAAGAATATACTGGGATACCAGTTATGGCCGCTAACATGGATACAGTAGGCACATTTGAAATGGCAAAAACTCTTGGAAGT ttttgtgTGTTTACTTGTATACATAAACATTACTCTATAGAAGCCTGGAAAGAATTTGCAGTAAAAAATCCAGATGTACTTAAG TATGTAGCAGCCAGTACGGGGACAGGAAAAGCTGACTTGGAGAAACTAAAACAAATCATTGAAGCTGTCCCAGgaataaaatacatttgtgtaGATGTTGCTAATGGTTACTCTGAACATTTTGTACAGTTTGTTAGGGATGTCAGGAAAGAATTCCCTACTCATACTATAATG GCAGGAAATGTAGTAACTGGTGAGATGGTGGAAGAATTAATTCTGTCTGGTGCTGATATAATCAAGGTTGGCATTGGTCCGGGTAGTGTGTGTACGACAAGGAAGAAGACTGGTGTTGGGTATCCACAGTTAAGTGCCGTGATAGAATGTGCTGATGCTGCTCATGGTCTAGGAGGACATATCATATCA GATGGAGGATGTACCTGTCCAGGTGATGTAGCCAAGGCATTTGGAGCTGGAGCTGACTATGTAATGTTAGGAGGAATGCTGGCAGGCCATACTGAGTCTGGTGGAGAGATGATAGAACAGAATGGCAAGAAGTTTAAGCTGTTTTATGGAATGAGTTCTGCTACAGCAATGAAAAAACATGCTGGTGGTGTAGCTGAATATAG ggcTTCTGAAGGTAAGACTGTTCAGATAGAATACAGAGGGGATGTGGAGATGACTATACAAGATGTACTTGGAGGTATCAGATCTACATGTACCTATGTGGGTGCAGGAAAGTTAAAGGAACTCAGTCGTAGGACAACATTTATACGAGTCACACAACAGTTAAATGAAGTCTATGCTGCAAATACCAAAGAACATTGA
- the LOC139525531 gene encoding rhophilin-2-B-like isoform X4 produces MDNIDLIIGCINNHNGSDPLISTARGKLQSRRSKLNDQINRELRMRNGAENLFRATGNKRLKELVAVELSFFNSNIQLLKEELSDLNSNVIVYQHENCTSNVPMIPLGLKETTECDIEIPIKDFILEHYSEDGSVYQTEIDELLLFRKAIRTPQRNEEGVELLTEYVNQLYYVEKRFSDKMTGLHFHWYDSLTGVPNTQKTIGFEKGSVLFNIGALYTQIGCKQDRTKESGIESAIKSFQLAAGTLGYIHNHFTNPPSMDMQPESLTMLVQLMMCQAQECVFERFVMKDLQDGMVPYIKAAQEAMMVSVYYEETALLMSSDPVKDYIPYSWISMAQVKHEYFKALAHHNMACAILDPNDVEDEYSLQYFLSAHLSTEEDTNENSKMKIPRSPEERLQIGKAHLKESLNCYEEALRLHDLCKQLRKIDTFLDILKTSHDECLKKFSELEEEDNFNLDLVLSQTIVPRSERTLETLTPDFKSVKVKDIFARLGPIAIFNAKNEWSAPRTVILKKNHEQGFGFSVRGDCPVRIAEIEQGSVAEAGRLKVGDFVVAVCGRDTKWAKHEEVVNYVRQCGNSLELRLTTPLEVPDSSRGSSSPCTPRSPMNMKGDSLSSHSIKSNRSRLSAPWIFMRKGSKEKSDRPEKSKELEDGEIFLR; encoded by the exons ATGGATAATATAGATTTAATCATTGGATGTATAAATAATCATAAT GGGTCAGATCCTTTGATCTCTACTGCCAGAGGGAAGTTACAATCACGAAGATCTAAACTCAATGATCAGATCAATCGTGAACTACGTATGAGAAATGGAGCAGAGAACCTTTTTag GGCTACAGGCAACAAACGACTAAAGGAGTTGGTGGCtgtggagttatctttctttaattCTAATATACAGTTATTGAAAGAAGAACTCTCAGATCTAAACAGCAATGTCATCGTTTACCAGCATGAAAA ctGTACCAGTAATGTACCTATGATACCATTAGGACTGAAAGAAACAACAGAATGTGATATTGAAATACCTATAAAG GACTTTATATTGGAACATTACAGTGAAGATGGATCTGTTTATCAGACAGAGATTGATGAACTATTACTGTTTAGAAAG GCTATAAGAACTCCCCAGAGAAATGAAGAAGGAGTTGAATTGTTAACAGAGTATGTCAATCAGTTGTATTATGTGGAGAAAAGATTTTCTGATAAGATGACTGGCTTACATTTTCACTG GTATGATTCCTTAACTGGTGTGCCAAACACACAGAAGACAATAGGATTTGAGAAAGGCAGTGTGTTGTTTAATATTGGTGCTTTATATACACAGATTGGCTGTAAACAG GATAGAACAAAGGAATCTGGAATAGAATCTGCTATAAAGAGCTTCCAGTTGGCAGCGGGAACATTAGGGTACATACACAATCACTTCACAAACCCTCCCAGTATGGACATGCAACCAGAATCATTGACAATGTTAGTACAGCTCATGATG TGTCAAGCTCAAGAATGTGTATTTGAAAGATTTGTTATGAAGGATCTGCAGGATGGAATGGTGCCTTATATCAAAGCTGCTCAAGAAGCCATGATG GTATCTGTGTATTATGAAGAGACAGCATTATTGATGTCCTCTGACCCAGTAAAGGATTACATACCTTACTCGTGGATATCAATGGCTCAAGTTAAACATGAGTATTTCAAAGCTCTGGCTCACCACAATATGGCTTGTGCAATATTAGATCCTAATG ATGTAGAGGATGAATATTCACTTCAGTATTTCCTTTCTGCTCATCTCAGTACAGAAGAAGATACAAACGAGAATAGCAAGATGAAAATCCCACGTAGTCCTGAAGAAAGACTTCAGATAG ggAAAGCTCATTTGAAAGAATCATTGAACTGCTACGAAGAAGCTTTACGTCTACATGATTTATGTAAACAACTTAGAAAGATTGACACCTTCCTCGATATATTGAAAACTTCTCATGATGA atgtttAAAGAAGTTTTCTGAACTAGAAGAAGAAGATAATTTCAATTTAGATCTTGTTCTATCACAGACCATCGTCCCCAGGTCAGAGAGAACATTAGAAACACTTACACCAGACTTCAAAAGTGTCAAGGTCAAAGATATATTCGCTAGACTG GGTCCTATTGCAATATTTAATGCTAAGAATGAGTGGTCTGCTCCACGGACAGTAATTCTGAAGAAGAATCATGAGCAAGGATTTGGTTTTAGTGTTCGAGGAGATTGTCCTGTTAGGATTGCTGAGATAGAACAGGGGAGTGTTGCTGAG GCTGGTAGATTGAAGGTTGGTGATTTTGTAGTGGCTGTTTGTGGCAGAGATACTAAGTGGGCTAAACATGAAGAGGTTGTTAATTATGTTAGACAGTGTGGCAATTCATTAGAACTGAGACTGACAACACCGCTCGAAGTCCCTGATTCCTCACGAGGGTCATCATCACCCTGTACCCCAAGGTCACCAATGAACATGAAGGGTGACAGTTTGTCTAGTCACAGTATTAAAAGTAATCGTAGTAGACTTAGTGCTCCGTGGATTTTCATGAGGAAAGGTTCAAAAGAAAAGTCAGACAGGCCTGAAAAGAGTAAAGAGTTAGAAGATGGAGAAATATTTCTAAGATAA
- the LOC139525530 gene encoding GMP reductase 2-like isoform X1 — MPRIDNDIKLDFKDVLVRPKRSTLKSRSEVDLMRSYNFRNSKQEYTGIPVMAANMDTVGTFEMAKTLGSFCVFTCIHKHYSIEAWKEFAVKNPDVLKYVAASTGTGKADLEKLKQIIEAVPGIKYICVDVANGYSEHFVQFVRDVRKEFPTHTIMAGNVVTGEMVEELILSGADIIKVGIGPGSVCTTRKKTGVGYPQLSAVIECADAAHGLGGHIISDGGCTCPGDVAKAFGAGADYVMLGGMLAGHTESGGEMIEQNGKKFKLFYGMSSATAMKKHAGGVAEYRASEGKTVQIEYRGDVEMTIQDVLGGIRSTCTYVGAGKLKELSRRTTFIRVTQQLNEVYAANTKEH, encoded by the exons GTTGACCTCATGCGGTCGTATAACTTTAGAAATTCCAAACAAGAATATACTGGGATACCAGTTATGGCCGCTAACATGGATACAGTAGGCACATTTGAAATGGCAAAAACTCTTGGAAGT ttttgtgTGTTTACTTGTATACATAAACATTACTCTATAGAAGCCTGGAAAGAATTTGCAGTAAAAAATCCAGATGTACTTAAG TATGTAGCAGCCAGTACGGGGACAGGAAAAGCTGACTTGGAGAAACTAAAACAAATCATTGAAGCTGTCCCAGgaataaaatacatttgtgtaGATGTTGCTAATGGTTACTCTGAACATTTTGTACAGTTTGTTAGGGATGTCAGGAAAGAATTCCCTACTCATACTATAATG GCAGGAAATGTAGTAACTGGTGAGATGGTGGAAGAATTAATTCTGTCTGGTGCTGATATAATCAAGGTTGGCATTGGTCCGGGTAGTGTGTGTACGACAAGGAAGAAGACTGGTGTTGGGTATCCACAGTTAAGTGCCGTGATAGAATGTGCTGATGCTGCTCATGGTCTAGGAGGACATATCATATCA GATGGAGGATGTACCTGTCCAGGTGATGTAGCCAAGGCATTTGGAGCTGGAGCTGACTATGTAATGTTAGGAGGAATGCTGGCAGGCCATACTGAGTCTGGTGGAGAGATGATAGAACAGAATGGCAAGAAGTTTAAGCTGTTTTATGGAATGAGTTCTGCTACAGCAATGAAAAAACATGCTGGTGGTGTAGCTGAATATAG ggcTTCTGAAGGTAAGACTGTTCAGATAGAATACAGAGGGGATGTGGAGATGACTATACAAGATGTACTTGGAGGTATCAGATCTACATGTACCTATGTGGGTGCAGGAAAGTTAAAGGAACTCAGTCGTAGGACAACATTTATACGAGTCACACAACAGTTAAATGAAGTCTATGCTGCAAATACCAAAGAACATTGA
- the LOC139525531 gene encoding rhophilin-2-B-like isoform X3 yields MMNGVTTNGTPVTPKSEDKSKRKGSDPLISTARGKLQSRRSKLNDQINRELRMRNGAENLFRATGNKRLKELVAVELSFFNSNIQLLKEELSDLNSNVIVYQHENCTSNVPMIPLGLKETTECDIEIPIKDFILEHYSEDGSVYQTEIDELLLFRKAIRTPQRNEEGVELLTEYVNQLYYVEKRFSDKMTGLHFHWYDSLTGVPNTQKTIGFEKGSVLFNIGALYTQIGCKQDRTKESGIESAIKSFQLAAGTLGYIHNHFTNPPSMDMQPESLTMLVQLMMCQAQECVFERFVMKDLQDGMVPYIKAAQEAMMVSVYYEETALLMSSDPVKDYIPYSWISMAQVKHEYFKALAHHNMACAILDPNDVEDEYSLQYFLSAHLSTEEDTNENSKMKIPRSPEERLQIGKAHLKESLNCYEEALRLHDLCKQLRKIDTFLDILKTSHDECLKKFSELEEEDNFNLDLVLSQTIVPRSERTLETLTPDFKSVKVKDIFARLGPIAIFNAKNEWSAPRTVILKKNHEQGFGFSVRGDCPVRIAEIEQGSVAEAGRLKVGDFVVAVCGRDTKWAKHEEVVNYVRQCGNSLELRLTTPLEVPDSSRGSSSPCTPRSPMNMKGDSLSSHSIKSNRSRLSAPWIFMRKGSKEKSDRPEKSKELEDGEIFLR; encoded by the exons GGGTCAGATCCTTTGATCTCTACTGCCAGAGGGAAGTTACAATCACGAAGATCTAAACTCAATGATCAGATCAATCGTGAACTACGTATGAGAAATGGAGCAGAGAACCTTTTTag GGCTACAGGCAACAAACGACTAAAGGAGTTGGTGGCtgtggagttatctttctttaattCTAATATACAGTTATTGAAAGAAGAACTCTCAGATCTAAACAGCAATGTCATCGTTTACCAGCATGAAAA ctGTACCAGTAATGTACCTATGATACCATTAGGACTGAAAGAAACAACAGAATGTGATATTGAAATACCTATAAAG GACTTTATATTGGAACATTACAGTGAAGATGGATCTGTTTATCAGACAGAGATTGATGAACTATTACTGTTTAGAAAG GCTATAAGAACTCCCCAGAGAAATGAAGAAGGAGTTGAATTGTTAACAGAGTATGTCAATCAGTTGTATTATGTGGAGAAAAGATTTTCTGATAAGATGACTGGCTTACATTTTCACTG GTATGATTCCTTAACTGGTGTGCCAAACACACAGAAGACAATAGGATTTGAGAAAGGCAGTGTGTTGTTTAATATTGGTGCTTTATATACACAGATTGGCTGTAAACAG GATAGAACAAAGGAATCTGGAATAGAATCTGCTATAAAGAGCTTCCAGTTGGCAGCGGGAACATTAGGGTACATACACAATCACTTCACAAACCCTCCCAGTATGGACATGCAACCAGAATCATTGACAATGTTAGTACAGCTCATGATG TGTCAAGCTCAAGAATGTGTATTTGAAAGATTTGTTATGAAGGATCTGCAGGATGGAATGGTGCCTTATATCAAAGCTGCTCAAGAAGCCATGATG GTATCTGTGTATTATGAAGAGACAGCATTATTGATGTCCTCTGACCCAGTAAAGGATTACATACCTTACTCGTGGATATCAATGGCTCAAGTTAAACATGAGTATTTCAAAGCTCTGGCTCACCACAATATGGCTTGTGCAATATTAGATCCTAATG ATGTAGAGGATGAATATTCACTTCAGTATTTCCTTTCTGCTCATCTCAGTACAGAAGAAGATACAAACGAGAATAGCAAGATGAAAATCCCACGTAGTCCTGAAGAAAGACTTCAGATAG ggAAAGCTCATTTGAAAGAATCATTGAACTGCTACGAAGAAGCTTTACGTCTACATGATTTATGTAAACAACTTAGAAAGATTGACACCTTCCTCGATATATTGAAAACTTCTCATGATGA atgtttAAAGAAGTTTTCTGAACTAGAAGAAGAAGATAATTTCAATTTAGATCTTGTTCTATCACAGACCATCGTCCCCAGGTCAGAGAGAACATTAGAAACACTTACACCAGACTTCAAAAGTGTCAAGGTCAAAGATATATTCGCTAGACTG GGTCCTATTGCAATATTTAATGCTAAGAATGAGTGGTCTGCTCCACGGACAGTAATTCTGAAGAAGAATCATGAGCAAGGATTTGGTTTTAGTGTTCGAGGAGATTGTCCTGTTAGGATTGCTGAGATAGAACAGGGGAGTGTTGCTGAG GCTGGTAGATTGAAGGTTGGTGATTTTGTAGTGGCTGTTTGTGGCAGAGATACTAAGTGGGCTAAACATGAAGAGGTTGTTAATTATGTTAGACAGTGTGGCAATTCATTAGAACTGAGACTGACAACACCGCTCGAAGTCCCTGATTCCTCACGAGGGTCATCATCACCCTGTACCCCAAGGTCACCAATGAACATGAAGGGTGACAGTTTGTCTAGTCACAGTATTAAAAGTAATCGTAGTAGACTTAGTGCTCCGTGGATTTTCATGAGGAAAGGTTCAAAAGAAAAGTCAGACAGGCCTGAAAAGAGTAAAGAGTTAGAAGATGGAGAAATATTTCTAAGATAA